The sequence below is a genomic window from Oligoflexia bacterium.
CTGATGACACGCTTATTTTTATATGTGCTTGGCTGATTGGGCTTTAGCCCTCAAGATCTTGGCACAATAAAAAATAGTCCTTCAAAATTAATTATAGCAAATGTGTAAAGCTTATACCTCAAGAAAATTTCTTACTCTCGCTAGTCCTTGCTACGCTGCGGAGACGATCGTTTAAAGAAATTTTCTTGTGCTAATATCACTCACTTAAAAGATTTACCTTATCAGTACATTCAACGCTGCTTTTTAAAACTCAGGCTTTAATTTTTGGTAGGTCTGTTCTAAGGTTTCTGGTAACACGCGGGTTTCACCAATGATGGGCATAAAGTTGCTATCGCCCACCCAGCGTGGGACCAAATGATAATGCAGATGTTGCGGAATACCGGCGCCACCGGCTTTACCTATATTCATACCTATGTTGCAGCCATCCATGCTGCTTTTGTTTTGTAATGCTTTTAGACTTTGTCCCATAAAGTTTTGCATTTCCTGATGACAGGCTTGGGATAAATCCAAGTAGTCATCACCATGCTGATAGGGAATGACCATGATGTGCCCGCAGCTGTATGGAAATTTATTCAGAATAATCAAACTGTGTTCACCGCGATACAAAACCAAATTTTGTGCATCGTTATTGGCATCATCTTCAATGATGCCACAAAAAATGCAAGTGTGGTTTTTTTGTTTATGCGGATTGTTCTTGATAAAATCCAAACGCCACGGTGTAAATAAACGCTGCATGCTTTATGTTTACCGTATCTTTGTCTATTGATAAATAAAAAAACTTACTGATCTAGGCCATTGATATACTTTACGGCAATATTGGGCGATTGTTCATACTCAACCAGTTTTTTAATTAAAGTAAACCTTTCATCTATGCGTTCTAAAAAACTCATGTTTTGTTGACTGTGCTTTTGATAAGCATGATGCAATCTTGGATAATCTTTTTTTATCTTTTTTATATGTTGTTGAACAATGTGAGTAAGTGCTCTTTCTTCTATGCTGTAGAATTGATCATTAAATACACTAGCTTCATTGTCTTCCATAGAAAATCTTTCAATCATCACTTTGACTGTATGAATGCCAGTGTCTTTTAACTGTTGCGCTGAAGGTAATTTTTTCATTGCTAAGGGTTGTTCTAAACTATGTGTATCAGAAAAAATAATCGCGTTTTTAACTTTTGCTGATTGGGGGGTGTACAAACCTAAATCAACATGACTAGCATCAATCTTTTTTTCAATTTTGTTACAATACATACGTCGGTATTTTTCAATTAACATAATTGTTAACCCTTGAGTGATGTTTTTTTCATCATGATTTTGGCCAAAATGTACTTCCTCTTCTTTAAAAAGGTCTTTTCTCAAACTGAAAACTGTTTTTTCAGGTATAGTGGTTACTTCATTCAATACCCATTCATAAAAGTCTACTTTTTCTTGTCTCAAATCACTTTGAATATTGCTATCATCGTCCACTTGAAAAAAAACACCCGTACTTTCCAGTGTTTTTGCTCCTAAGGCTAAAAAAACATCGAGAGCGTGAGATTTTCCTGTTTCAACAATAAGTAATTCACCTGCACTAAGTTGTGTGATTGCATTTAAAATAGTCTGTTGATAATTTTGTGAACGTTCATCCATAATATGATCACAGTCTATACTGCTGGTATTGATAAAAAATTGATTTCCGTCTGTAAATACATTGAAGTGACTAAAAAATTGTTTTTTTGTTAACCAATTTAAATTGTTAATAAAATCTTTTGCAAAAAAGGGTAACTTAATTTCTTGATCTTCTGAGTTGAAAAAACTTTTAAGATGATTGTCTGGTAATAATAAATAATTTTTTTCTATGGGTATTACTTTTCTTTCTGCCATAAAAAAATTACTGTGAGCATATTGGTTTAGCCAATCATTAAGTTCTAAATTGCCTGCTTGGGTCAATTGTACAAAACATACAATATTAAAAAACAATACAACAAAAAAATTTTTATTATTCTTAAACATCACTACTTTATTTAACCTTTATTAATATTTAATTTTTATTATTTTCTTCTATAAGTTCTTGCCAGCGTTTTATGGTTTGATCAGCAACATTAAACACATGTTCTCTATACCACACTGGGCTATTGTAAGAGCGTATAGCTCTATCAATTTGTGACCTTGACTCTCCCCATCTAAGAGCCAGATAACGTCCCATCATAGGAATGATGTCCGTTAAACTGTTGGGGTCTATATTTTCTTCCGCTTTGAGTATACTGCGCAAAGTTGTGGGCATAAACTGGGCGGGTGTAAAGGCCCCCACCCATGAGCCATGTGTATCTAATACAACTTGCTCTTGCCACTGCATGCTGTGCGCTAGATTCAAAAAATCACGCAACTGCACTAAAGATTTGTTAGCTCTATTATTGGCTCTACTGATCCAGGTATTTTTATTCACAAATCTAGAACCGCTGATAAAAACTTTATCGGTTTGATTGTCAGTAAAATTATGCGCTAGATCTATGGCTGTATAGTATTGTTGCAAGACATGATCTCTAAACCTTTCATCTTGCATGGCAACCCAGCTGACCAAGGTAGCTAAAGTAGGAAATTTAACCACGCCATCATAACTACCAAAAAAAGTTTCAATATTAACAATACCGCCAATAAACTGCGCGTTGACACCACAATTTTGTTCCATATCTGATAAAGTGTAACAATATTCTTCTAAAAATTTTTCTGTTTGTTCAATGGATGTTTCTGATTGCAGACGCTCTAAGACTTTGGTTAAGCCGCGGTTTTCATCTTTAAATTTTGCGCCAATGCTTAAATCAATCCACACCGCATAGATTTGAAAATCTAAATTTTCCGTTTGGATCAAATCCACCCAAGCCAGGTCATAAATGTCATTGTTAGTTTGTCCTGCACTACCCGAGCGTTTCGTGCTTAAGCGTTCTCTCACACTGGCTAAGGCTTCTTCCCAAAGCTGTGGATCAATCTGAACATTCTCAGTCCATTGCATAAACTCAGGCTTACTTGAAGAAGTTTCCTGCGCCCAAGTATTTTGCACAGACAATAAACATACAAAAATATATAAAAAAGATCTCATTACCCTAGACATAAAGAATCTTTAGCGCAAGTGGTCAAAATCAACAAAACAAAAACGTTTATAGAGGTATAACTATTTTTTATACTATTTTTAAAATTAGATCTCTGTAGAAACTGTAATTAAAAAAGAAAAAGATTTCTAGCCACTTAGACAGTGGGCCGTAAAACGGCCCAAACTCGTGGTACGAAATTCTTTTTCTTTTAATTTAAAATTTCAACTTCAAGCGCATTTTCTAATATACGCTGTTTTTCTTCCAATGTTTTATTTGATAATTTAAAGTTGTTGATAACATAAGGTCTTTCATCTTCAGGTAGAATCTAATAAACGCCTAGTTAATTAGATTTTCTTGTAGGTGGATATTTTTTCATCAAATCCGCATTGGCATGATGACGCTGACGTAGTTGTCTGTGTCAGGAAGTTTTACCACGCCGGGGCTTTGGTTGTGATCTAGCTCTAATTTGACTTTGTCAGTTTGCACAACAGATAGTGCATCCAACAAATAGCGGGCATTAAAACCAATGGTCATTTCATCCCCATTAAATTCTGCCAAAATATCTTCTTCTGCTTCTCCCAGTTCTGGAGAGTTAGCCGATAAATGTAAGCCATTGGGCTTAAATTGCATTTTAACGCATTTGGATTTGCCTTCAGATAAAAGGGATACACGTTTTAAAGATTCTTTTAAATCGTTTTTTTGCACCATCACTGTTTTGCGATCCCCTTGTGGAATGACTTTGTTGTACTCAGGAAAATCACCCACCACCAATTTCATAAAAATAGTGTTGCTATCATTGCTAAATACACAGGTGGCAGGAGATACTGAAACATTGATATTATTTTCTTCACCTTCGATTAAAATTTTCTTTAATTCCATAATACCTTTGCGCGGCAGAATAATTTTCTTTTCCATTTGCATGGTCTCTTCACTGCTTAGAGGACTTTTGTACAAAGACAAGCGATGACCATCGGTGGCCACCATGTTTAAATTTTTATCTGGGCCAATTTCTAATAGAATGCCGTTAAGGTTAGCACGTACTTCATCTGTGCTCATGGCATAAGAAGTGTATTCAATGCCTTTAAGTAAGGTATCTTTATTGACTTTGTAAAAAGTAAAATCTGTTTTGCGTGGCATTTGTGGGAATTCACCAGCATCAATACTGGCTACTCTGAAATGAGCTTTACCACTGGTGATATTTAACCAACCATTGTCATCTTTTTCTAAAACAACGGTGTTGTTGGGTAATTGTTTAACAATATCAATTAAAGTATGAGCGGATGTGCATAATTTACCTGCAAGTTCTGTATTGACACTGCAGGAACTTTCTACAGATATTTCTAAGTCTGTACCGTAAACGGTCAAGGTATTGTCTTTCACATCCAACATGATGTTAGATAAAATAGGCATGGTGGTTTTTTTTTCAGTTACACTGACCACCGATTGCAATACTTTCATTAGATTTTGTTGTTCACAGGTCCATTTCATGGGCTTTATCCTTAAAGTTATATAAAAATTAACGGTTTAATCTAACTATGCTTATACGATTTGTTTTGCTTTTTGTAGTTTTATTTTCATTTGCAGAGAAGAAATTTATTTAAATTGTATTTACTCCTCTAAGGTTTAATTTCAGATGTTAAAAGAATATATATATTATATATATAAAGTTAATCATCATAGTAAGCGTTGTGGATAAGTACTTTTAATGGAATAAGTTTTTATAATTTAAGCTTTTTTTGTTTATTTTAAATGTGGATAAAGATGTGTTTTTTGTGATTGCTTAAGGGATAAGTAATTTTAGGTTTAACTTATCCATGGTTTATCCATAAGCTCTTAACAGCTTATCCACAAAAACTATCCACAAGATAAAGTGTTTTTTACTGCATGGCTTTGATATTGTTGATTTTTTAGAAACGTTTTTTTTTATTTAGCCTGGGGATAAACATAGAACTATTTTATAAAATATTAAATTTAAAAAATGTTAAATATAAGCTAAAAAATAAATTATTAAGCTAAAGTGCTTATAGATATTTAATTTTAGGGTCATTCTTCTGTAAGATATTGAAAAAATGAAAAATTATAAAATGCGTCAAAAACAATAACAAAAGCAAAGACTTAAATTAGAAAATAATAAAACTTAAAACCATTGAAAAACCAAGGACTTATCCACAGGTAAAAAAAAGTAAATTTTTATTCTCCGATAAGCTTGACGGCTTTGCTTGTTTTCTGGCTTAGTAAAAAGTTCCTATGGAGAAGACTTGGCAAAAAACAATTCATCATTTGCAAGAGCGTTTGCCTGCGCATGCTTTTAATACATGGATTAAACCGTTAAGTTATAAAAATACCCAAGATGGGCAAATTTTTGTTGAGGTGCCCAACACGTATTATCGTGATCGTTTACAAAGTACGTATTCTAGTATGATTAAAAAAACTTTGCGTGAATTCAGTCAAGATTTGAATATGGATGTTTCTTTTGTAGTTTCAAGCAACACACCTGTTTATAGTCAGAATCAATTACAAAAAATATCTCAGGAAAAAACCAGGCAAAAATTAAGCCAAAGTAAACAGCAAGAAGAAAAGACCAACCCCAACTATTCTTTATACCCACAATATACTTTTGATCAGTTTGTTGTGGGTACGGGCAACCAGTTTGCCCATGCTGCAGCCCAGTCAGTGGCCAGTCAGCCGGGTCAGCAATACAACCCGTTATTTTTATACGGCGGCGTAGGTTTAGGAAAAACCCACCTTTTGTGTGCTATTGGTCATCAAATCAAGCAAAACAAT
It includes:
- a CDS encoding HIT domain-containing protein, giving the protein MQRLFTPWRLDFIKNNPHKQKNHTCIFCGIIEDDANNDAQNLVLYRGEHSLIILNKFPYSCGHIMVIPYQHGDDYLDLSQACHQEMQNFMGQSLKALQNKSSMDGCNIGMNIGKAGGAGIPQHLHYHLVPRWVGDSNFMPIIGETRVLPETLEQTYQKLKPEF
- a CDS encoding lytic murein transglycosylase; translated protein: MRSFLYIFVCLLSVQNTWAQETSSSKPEFMQWTENVQIDPQLWEEALASVRERLSTKRSGSAGQTNNDIYDLAWVDLIQTENLDFQIYAVWIDLSIGAKFKDENRGLTKVLERLQSETSIEQTEKFLEEYCYTLSDMEQNCGVNAQFIGGIVNIETFFGSYDGVVKFPTLATLVSWVAMQDERFRDHVLQQYYTAIDLAHNFTDNQTDKVFISGSRFVNKNTWISRANNRANKSLVQLRDFLNLAHSMQWQEQVVLDTHGSWVGAFTPAQFMPTTLRSILKAEENIDPNSLTDIIPMMGRYLALRWGESRSQIDRAIRSYNSPVWYREHVFNVADQTIKRWQELIEENNKN
- the dnaN gene encoding DNA polymerase III subunit beta, with product MKWTCEQQNLMKVLQSVVSVTEKKTTMPILSNIMLDVKDNTLTVYGTDLEISVESSCSVNTELAGKLCTSAHTLIDIVKQLPNNTVVLEKDDNGWLNITSGKAHFRVASIDAGEFPQMPRKTDFTFYKVNKDTLLKGIEYTSYAMSTDEVRANLNGILLEIGPDKNLNMVATDGHRLSLYKSPLSSEETMQMEKKIILPRKGIMELKKILIEGEENNINVSVSPATCVFSNDSNTIFMKLVVGDFPEYNKVIPQGDRKTVMVQKNDLKESLKRVSLLSEGKSKCVKMQFKPNGLHLSANSPELGEAEEDILAEFNGDEMTIGFNARYLLDALSVVQTDKVKLELDHNQSPGVVKLPDTDNYVSVIMPMRI